In one Tripterygium wilfordii isolate XIE 37 chromosome 22, ASM1340144v1, whole genome shotgun sequence genomic region, the following are encoded:
- the LOC119990823 gene encoding annexin D8, with protein sequence MATLIAPEDFSAAEDALDIKKACLGLGTDEKVIISILGHRNSFQRKLIRQAYHEIYQEDLIKQLKSELSGHFEEAMCHWTLDPVDRDATLANKALHRTPPDCRVLIEIACIRSPEDLLTVKRAYCSLYNHSLEEDVASRTTGDIRKLLVGMVSCYRFDGEEIDEGVSVSEANILHDEIKEKAYNHEEMIRILSTRSKAQLNATFKRYRYIYGTSIRKGLMCDPTNEYLTALHTVIECIQDPKKHYVKVLRNATNTAQGIDKDALSHVILTRAEKDLKDIKELYLKKNKVSLDDVVARATFGDNKSFLLALLGNEEN encoded by the exons ATGGCTACCCTTATTGCTCCGGAGGACTTCTCTGCAGCCGAAGATGCTTTAGACATCAAGAAGGCTTGTCTAG GATTGGGAACGGATGAGAAGGTGATAATTTCGATACTAGGACATCGAAATTCATTTCAAAGGAAGCTTATAAGGCAAGCTTACCATGAGATTTATCAAGAGGATCTTATCAAGCAACTTAAGTCTGAGCTTTCTGGGCACTTTGAG GAAGCTATGTGCCATTGGACTCTGGATCCTGTTGATCGAGACGCTACTTTAGCGAATAAGGCATTGCATAGAACACCACCTGATTGTAGGGTACTCATTGAAATTGCATGCATTAGATCTCCAGAGGATCTGCTGACAGTGAAGCGTGCTTACTGCTCTCTTTACAATCATTCCCTCGAAGAAGATGTTGCCTCTCGCACCACCGGAGACATTCGAAAA CTTTTGGTTGGAATGGTAAGCTGTTATAGGTTTGATGGTGAAGAAATTGACGAGGGAGTGTCGGTTTCAGAAGCCAATATTCTTCATGATGAAATCAAAGAAAAGGCTTATAACCACGAAGAGATGATCAGAATATTGAGTACAAGGAGCAAGGCACAACTCAATGCTACTTTCAAACGGTACCGATATATTTACGGCACATCCATAAGGAAG GGTTTGATGTGTGATCCAACCAACGAGTACCTAACTGCCTTGCATACTGTCATTGAATGCATTCAAGACCCTAAAAAACATTACGTCAAG GTGTTGCGCAATGCAACCAACACTGCACAAGGAATTGATAAAGATGCTCTCAGCCATGTGATCCTTACTCGTGCAGAAAAAGACCTGAAAGATATCAAGGAACTCTACCTCAAGAAAAACAAGGTGTCTCTCGATGATGTAGTGGCTAGAGCCACATTTGGAGATAATAAGTCATTTCTTCTAGCCTTGTTAGGCAATGAAGAGAATTAG
- the LOC119991610 gene encoding rho GTPase-activating protein 7-like isoform X2: MSASLAASFERPRPGASNTVFKSGPLFISSKGLGWKSWKKRWFILTRTSLVFFKNDPSALPQKGGEVNLTLGGIDLNNSGSVVVREDKKLLTVLFPDGRDGRAFTLKAETSEDLYEWKSALENALAQAPNAALVMGHNGIFRSDTSDSIEGSFHQWRDKRPVKSLVVGRPILLALEDIDGGPSFLEKALRFLENFGTKVEGILRQSADVEVVERRVHDYEQGRTEFESDEDAHVVGDCVKHVLRELPSSPVPASCCTALLDAYKIDRKEARINAIRSAILDTFPEPNRRLLQRILKMMHTVSSQAHENQMTASAVATCMAPLLLRPLLAGECELEDDYDVNGDDSAQLLAAANAANNAQAIVTTLLEEYENIFDDENLQRCSISADSRIAISGSEDSTDDENLDMKDNGFHDAENEVDQDTDDDLGRVFSGKLSESSGYAGSDLYDYKAFEGNDSDVGSPKDNNARAASSSLPVDPVQMKDSNVQLLEQQGKLDKGEQQGKLDKGNENSINETDISSVLPGGESYQSMGEILALMDPGHPTPVSGLESSTEKPAGKVTVSNLNPKRSTFWGRNSARKTPSVESVGSSGEEELAIQRLEITKNDLRHRIAKEARGNAILQASLERRKQALHERRLALEQDVSRLQEQLQAERDLRAALEVGLSMSSGQFSSSRSMDSKTRAELEEIALAEADIARLKQKVAELHHQLNQQRQHHYGSLSESSDRYQHVQNPTSHQRFLQQDFDATLAFVNHERKQRTEESLSGADWRNVKGQGLANGGSNRQSSRKQFTDSTSVADPKFAETSVNMSVDELYGVDSASAPSTSRAVEVLDYPRHPPATSSALVELTTRLDFFKERRSQLMEQLHNLDLNYGTASQDFIYRPSSPPWN, translated from the exons AGTGCACTACCACAAAAAGGTGGTGAGGTAAACCTGACTTTGGGGGGAATTGACTTGAACAATTCTGGGAG TGTTGTCGTTAGAGAGGATAAAAAATTGTTGACTGTATTGTTTCCTGATGGACGTGATGGCCGAGCATTTACACTTAAG GCTGAGACATCAGAGGATTTGTATGAGTGGAAATCTGCCTTGGAAAATGCCCTTGCACAAGCACCAAATGCAGCCCTTGTTATGGGACACAATGGAATTTTTCGAAGTGACACAAGTGACTCTATTGAAGGGTCTTTCCATCAAT GGAGGGATAAGCGGCCAGTCAAATCCTTAGTCGTTGGCAGGCCAATTTTGCTTGCCCTTGAAGACATTGATGGAGGTCCATCATTTCTTGAGAAAGCCCTTCGATTCCTTGAGAACTTCG GAACTAAAGTTGAAGGAATTTTACGGCAGTCTGCAGATGTGGAGGTAGTGGAGCGTAGAGTTCATGATTATGAGCAAG GCAGGACTGAATTTGAATCTGATGAAGATGCTCATGTCGTTGGTGACTGTGTCAAG catgttCTTAGGGAGCTACCATCATCACCAGTTCCAGCATCTTGCTGTACTGCTTTACTAGATGCTTATA AAATTGATCGGAAAGAAGCACGGATTAATGCAATCCGCTCTGCTATATTGGATACATTTCCTGAACCTAACCGTCGTTTATTACAGAG AATTCTGAAGATGATGCATACAGTCTCTTCTCAAGCTCATGAGAATCAAATGACTGCATCTGCTGTGGCTACTTGCATGGCACCCTTGCTCTTACGTCCTCTGTTAGCTGGTGAATGTGAGTTGGAGGATGACTACGATGTTAATGGTGATGATTCTGCCCAGCTTCTTGCTGCTGCTAATGCTGCTAACAATGCTCAAGCCATTGTCACAACTCTTTTGGAGGAATATGAGAATATTTTTGAT GATGAAAATCTACAAAGATGTTCTATTTCAGCTGATTCTCGGATTGCAATCAGTGGTAGTGAAGATTCAACTGATGACGAGAATCttgatatgaaagataatgGCTTCCATGATGCAGAAAATGAAGTTGATCAAGATACAGATGACGACCTGGGCCGTGTATTCAGCGGAAAATTGAGTGAGAGCAGTGGTTATGCTGGCAGTGATCTTTATGACTATaag GCCTTTGAGGGTAATGATTCAGATGTTGGATCACCTAAAGACAATAATGCTCGAGCTGCGAGTTCAAGTTTGCCTGTTGATCCTGTACAGATGAAAGACTCTAATGTTCAACTGTTAGAGCAACAAGGTAAACTAGATAAAGGAGAGCAACAAGGTAAACTAGataaaggaaatgaaaattcGATAAATGAGACAGACATATCAAGTGTTTTACCGGGTGGAGAATCTTACCAATCAATGGGGGAGATTCTAGCGTTAATGGATCCTGGGCATCCTACACCTGTTTCTGGACTAGAGTCATCTACAGAGAAGCCAGCGGGAAAAGTTACGGTCTCCAATCTAAATCCTAAGCGATCAACATTTTGGGGAAGGAACAGC GCTAGGAAGACACCCTCGGTGGAATCAGTTGGTTCATCTGGAGAAGAAGA GCTAGCTATTCAGAGGCTTGAAATCACAAAGAATGACTTGAGGCATAGGATCGCAAAGGAG GCTCGGGGAAATGCAATTTTGCAAGCTAGCTTGGAGAGAAGAAAGCAAGCCTTGCATGAGCGTCGCTTGGCACTTGAACAAGAT GTATCCAGACTGCAAGAGCAGCTGCAAGCCGAAAGAGATCTTAGAGCTGCCTTAGAAGTTGGGTTGAGCATGTCTTCTGGACAATTTTCCAGTTCACGCAGCATGGATTCTAAA ACAAGGGCTGAGCTTGAGGAGATTGCTCTTGCCGAAGCAGACATTGCCAGGTTGAAGCAGAAAGTTGCTGAGCTCCACCATCAACTTAATCAGCAAAGACAGCATCACTATGGTTCCCTCTCTGAGTCATCTGACCGATACCAGCATGTTCAAAATCCTACTTCTCACCA GAGGTTTCTTCAGCAAGATTTTGATGCGACCCTTGCTTTTGTTAATcatgaaagaaaacaaagaactgAG GAGAGTTTGTCGGGAGCAGACTGGAGGAATGTCAAAGGACAAGGATTGGCAAATGGTGGCAGTAACAGGCAATCTTCTCGGAAGCAATTTACTGATTCAACGAGCGTGGCTGACCCCAAATTTGCTGAGACATCTGTAAACATGTCAGTAGATGAGCTTTATGGCGTTGATTCTGCCTCTGCTCCCTCCACTTCAAGAGCAGTAGAG GTGTTGGATTACCCTCGACATCCACCAGCCACTTCTTCTGCTTTGGTAGAATTAACAACTCGTCTAGATTTCTTCAAGGAAAGGCGTTCTCAGCTCATGGAACAACTCCACAACCTTGACTTAAACTATGGCACTGCATCTCAGGATTTCATCTACAGACCGTCATCCCCTCCATGGAACTGA
- the LOC119990822 gene encoding protein transport protein Sec24-like At3g07100 codes for MGTENPGRPNFPRRPPSTPFAAAPPTMAAPSVGSEAPPTIRPAFPPPAAGPFQRFPSPLGQPPIQQPPPPSLPAAFPPSSFRPPPQQMPLVPMGFPHPSANPALSSASIPPPPPRVGADQPFHGYAGGQSNVASQAPPMQSPFLTQQPGSYTPTPPPATASPFAARQGGYMPPPPVGAPTGHMQHPGTLPPVGSTQGLTEDFSSLSLSGSVPGTLDPGLDPKALPRPLEGDVEPHAFSEMFPGNCNSRYLRLTTNAMPNSQSLVSRWQLPLGAVVCPLAEAPEGEEVPVLNFASTGIIRCRRCRTYVNPYVTFAEAGRKWRCNICALHNDVPGDYFAHLDASGRRTDLDQRHELTKGSVEFVAPTEYMVRPPMPPLYFFLIDVSISAVRSGMVEVVAQTVKSCLDQLPGFPRTQIGFLTYDSTIHFYNMKSSLTQPQMMVVSDLDDIFVPLPDDLLVNLSESRTVVESFLDSLPSMFQDNVNLESAFGPALKAAFMVMSKLGGKLLVFQNSLPSLGVGRLKLRGDDPRVYGTDKEHMLRIPEDPFYKQMAADFTKFQIGVNIYAFSDKYTDIASLGTLAKYTGGQVCYYPSFQATIHGEKLRHELARDLTRETAWEAVMRIRCGKGVRFTSYHGNFMLRSTDLLALPAVDCDKAYAMQLSLEETLLTTPTVYFQVALLYTASCGERRIRVHTAAVPVVADLGEMYRHADTGAIISLFSRLAIEKSLSTKLEDARNAVQLKIVKAFKEYRTLYAVQHRLGARMIYPESLKFLPLYGLALCKSTPLRGGHSDVLLDERCAAGYTMMSLPVKKLLKLLYPSLIRVDEYLLKPSAPFDQFIHNMKRLPLTAESLDSRGLYMSNDGFRFILWFGRMLSPDIAMSLLGSDFAAELSRVTLTEHDTEMSRKLFGILKKLRESDPSYYQLCHLVRQGEQPREGLLLLRNLVEDQIGGTNGYADWIQQIHRQVQQT; via the exons ATGGGAACTGAAAATCCTGGTCGTCCGAACTTCCCTAGGAGGCCTCCCTCGACGCCGTTTGCTGCTGCTCCTCCTACTATGGCGGCACCTTCAGTTGGATCTGAGGCTCCTCCTACAATCAGACCGGCTTTTCCTCCGCCGGCGGCTGGACCTTTCCAGCGTTTTCCTTCACCGTTGGGGCAACCGCCAATTCAACAGCCCCCTCCCCCGTCGCTGCCTGCAGCCTTTCCTCCCTCCTCTTTCCGTCCGCCTCCGCAGCAGATGCCCTTGGTTCCTATGGGATTCCCTCATCCATCAGCAAATCCCGCGTTGTCAAGTGCGAgcattcctcctcctcctcctcgagTGGGTGCAGACCAGCCTTTTCATGGATATGCAGGCGGCCAGTCTAATGTGGCTTCTCAGGCTCCACCTATGCAGTCCCCTTTTCTTACTCAACAACCAGGGAGTTATACGCCTACACCACCCCCGGCAACTGCTTCCCCTTTTGCTGCTCGCCAAGGAGGTTATATGCCACCTCCGCCTGTCGGGGCCCCAACGGGCCATATGCAACATCCAGGCACTTTGCCTCCTGTAGGTTCTACCCAGGGATTGACCGAAGATTTCAGCTCCCTCTCACTCAGTGGCTCCGTTCCGGGAACTCTTGACCCAGGTCTTGATCCTAAAGCATTGCCTAGGCCTTTAGAGGGTGATGTGGAGCCACACGCATTTTCTGAGATGTTCCCTGGCAATTGTAATTCTAGATATCTACGACTTACTACAAATGCCATGCCGAATTCACAGTCTCTGGTTTCAAGGTGGCAATTGCCTCTAGGAGCAGTTGTTTGCCCTCTTGCAGAAGCTCCAGAGGGG GAAGAAGTTCCCGTTCTTAATTTTGCCTCGACTGGTATTATTCGTTGTAGAAGATGTAGAACATATGTGAATCCTTATGTGACATTTGCAGAGGCAGGAAGAAAATGGCGTTGCAACATCTGTGCTCTACACAATGACG TTCCTGGCGATTATTTTGCTCATTTAGATGCTAGTGGCAGAAGAACAGATTTGGATCAGCGACATGAGCTTACAAAGGGTAGTGTTGAATTTGTTGCTCCAACTGAATATATGGTGCGGCCCCCTATGCCGCCGCTATATTTTTTCCTCATTGATGTTTCAATATCTGCTGTTAGAAGTGGAATGGTTGAG GTCGTGGCACAAACTGTTAAGTCATGTTTGGATCAACTGCCTGGCTTCCCAAGAACGCAGATTGGGTTTCTCACCTATGACAGCACCATCCATTTTTATAATATGAAG TCTTCATTGACGCAGCCTCAAATGATGGTGGTTTCCGATCTTGATGATATCTTTGTTCCACTCCCTGATGACCTTCTTGTGAACTTGTCTGAATCAAGGACTGTAGTGGAGTCATTCCTAGATAGTTTGCCCTCCATGTTTCAGGACAATGTGAATTTGGAATCTGCATTTGGTCCGGCTCTTAAAGCTGCATTTATGGTTATG AGCAAACTAGGTGGAAAACTGTTAGTGTTCCAGAACTCTCTTCCATCCCTTGGTGTTGGTCGACTAAAGTTGCGAGGTGATGATCCTCGTGTTTATGGAACAGATAAAGAACATATGCTAAGAATACCGGAAGATCCGTTCTACAAGCAAATGGCTGCTGATTTTACAAAGTTCCAGATTGGTGTGAATATCTATGCGTTTAGTGACAAATATACAGATATTGCCTCATTAG GAACTCTGGCGAAATATACTGGAGGTCAAGTGTGCTACTATCCCAGTTTCCAGGCAACCATTCATGGAGAGAAATTAAGACATGAGTTAGCAAGAGATCTTACCAGGGAAACAGCCTGGGAAGCTGTTATGCGCATAAGATGTGGGAAAG GGGTTCGGTTTACATCTTATCATGGGAACTTTATGCTAAGGTCGACTGATCTATTAGCTCTTCCAGCCGTTGATTGTGATAAAGCATATGCTATGCAATTATCTCTTGAAGAGACATTACTAACAACTCCGACTGTATATTTCCAAGTTGCCTTGTT ATACACTGCATCTTGCGGAGAAAGGCGCATCAGGGTACATACAGCAGCAGTTCCAGTGGTTGCAGATCTGGGGGAGATGTACCGTCATGCTGACACGGGTGCCatcatttctttattttctaggCTAG CAATTGAGAAGAGTTTGTCAACTAAGTTGGAAGATGCGCGAAATGCTGTCCAGCTAAAGATTGTCAAAGCTTTCAAAGAATACCGAACTCTCTATGCTGTGCAGCACCGGTTGGGAGCCAGGATGATATATCCAGAATCTCTTAAGTTCTTGCCTTTGTATGGATTGGCACTTTGTAAATCAACTCCTCTCCGTGGAGGGCATTCGGATGTTCTGCTTGATGAACGCTGTGCAGCAGGCTACACAATGATGTCATTACCTGTTAAAAAGTTGTTGAAGCTTTTATATCCCAGTTTGATTCGAGTTGATGAATATCTTTTAAAG CCATCTGCTCCATTTGATCAATTTATACATAATATGAAGAGGCTACCACTGACTGCAGAGAGCTTGGACTCACGAGGTCTTTATATGTCCAACGATGGTTTTCGCTTCATTTTATGGTTTGGTAGAATGCTCTCTCCTGATATAGCCATGAGTCTTCTTGGTTCAGACTTTGCTGCTGAACTATCTAGG GTTACCCTCACTGAGCATGATACTGAAATGTCAAGAAAGCTCTTTGGGATACTtaaaaaacttagagagagtgACCCTTCATATTACCAACTCTGTCATCTTGTACGACAAGGCGAACAGCCCAGAGAAGGGCTACTTCTTCTTAGGAACCTTGTGGAAGACCAGATTGGGGGTACCAATGGTTATGCAGATTGGATTCAGCAAATACATCGACAAGTCCAGCAAACCTAG
- the LOC119991610 gene encoding rho GTPase-activating protein 7-like isoform X1 yields the protein MSASLAASFERPRPGASNTVFKSGPLFISSKGLGWKSWKKRWFILTRTSLVFFKNDPSALPQKGGEVNLTLGGIDLNNSGSVVVREDKKLLTVLFPDGRDGRAFTLKAETSEDLYEWKSALENALAQAPNAALVMGHNGIFRSDTSDSIEGSFHQWRDKRPVKSLVVGRPILLALEDIDGGPSFLEKALRFLENFGTKVEGILRQSADVEVVERRVHDYEQGRTEFESDEDAHVVGDCVKHVLRELPSSPVPASCCTALLDAYKIDRKEARINAIRSAILDTFPEPNRRLLQRILKMMHTVSSQAHENQMTASAVATCMAPLLLRPLLAGECELEDDYDVNGDDSAQLLAAANAANNAQAIVTTLLEEYENIFDDENLQRCSISADSRIAISGSEDSTDDENLDMKDNGFHDAENEVDQDTDDDLGRVFSGKLSESSGYAGSDLYDYKAFEGNDSDVGSPKDNNARAASSSLPVDPVQMKDSNVQLLEQQGKLDKGEQQGKLDKGNENSINETDISSVLPGGESYQSMGEILALMDPGHPTPVSGLESSTEKPAGKVTVSNLNPKRSTFWGRNSARKTPSVESVGSSGEEELAIQRLEITKNDLRHRIAKEARGNAILQASLERRKQALHERRLALEQDVSRLQEQLQAERDLRAALEVGLSMSSGQFSSSRSMDSKTRAELEEIALAEADIARLKQKVAELHHQLNQQRQHHYGSLSESSDRYQHVQNPTSHQRFLQQDFDATLAFVNHERKQRTELLQESLSGADWRNVKGQGLANGGSNRQSSRKQFTDSTSVADPKFAETSVNMSVDELYGVDSASAPSTSRAVEVLDYPRHPPATSSALVELTTRLDFFKERRSQLMEQLHNLDLNYGTASQDFIYRPSSPPWN from the exons AGTGCACTACCACAAAAAGGTGGTGAGGTAAACCTGACTTTGGGGGGAATTGACTTGAACAATTCTGGGAG TGTTGTCGTTAGAGAGGATAAAAAATTGTTGACTGTATTGTTTCCTGATGGACGTGATGGCCGAGCATTTACACTTAAG GCTGAGACATCAGAGGATTTGTATGAGTGGAAATCTGCCTTGGAAAATGCCCTTGCACAAGCACCAAATGCAGCCCTTGTTATGGGACACAATGGAATTTTTCGAAGTGACACAAGTGACTCTATTGAAGGGTCTTTCCATCAAT GGAGGGATAAGCGGCCAGTCAAATCCTTAGTCGTTGGCAGGCCAATTTTGCTTGCCCTTGAAGACATTGATGGAGGTCCATCATTTCTTGAGAAAGCCCTTCGATTCCTTGAGAACTTCG GAACTAAAGTTGAAGGAATTTTACGGCAGTCTGCAGATGTGGAGGTAGTGGAGCGTAGAGTTCATGATTATGAGCAAG GCAGGACTGAATTTGAATCTGATGAAGATGCTCATGTCGTTGGTGACTGTGTCAAG catgttCTTAGGGAGCTACCATCATCACCAGTTCCAGCATCTTGCTGTACTGCTTTACTAGATGCTTATA AAATTGATCGGAAAGAAGCACGGATTAATGCAATCCGCTCTGCTATATTGGATACATTTCCTGAACCTAACCGTCGTTTATTACAGAG AATTCTGAAGATGATGCATACAGTCTCTTCTCAAGCTCATGAGAATCAAATGACTGCATCTGCTGTGGCTACTTGCATGGCACCCTTGCTCTTACGTCCTCTGTTAGCTGGTGAATGTGAGTTGGAGGATGACTACGATGTTAATGGTGATGATTCTGCCCAGCTTCTTGCTGCTGCTAATGCTGCTAACAATGCTCAAGCCATTGTCACAACTCTTTTGGAGGAATATGAGAATATTTTTGAT GATGAAAATCTACAAAGATGTTCTATTTCAGCTGATTCTCGGATTGCAATCAGTGGTAGTGAAGATTCAACTGATGACGAGAATCttgatatgaaagataatgGCTTCCATGATGCAGAAAATGAAGTTGATCAAGATACAGATGACGACCTGGGCCGTGTATTCAGCGGAAAATTGAGTGAGAGCAGTGGTTATGCTGGCAGTGATCTTTATGACTATaag GCCTTTGAGGGTAATGATTCAGATGTTGGATCACCTAAAGACAATAATGCTCGAGCTGCGAGTTCAAGTTTGCCTGTTGATCCTGTACAGATGAAAGACTCTAATGTTCAACTGTTAGAGCAACAAGGTAAACTAGATAAAGGAGAGCAACAAGGTAAACTAGataaaggaaatgaaaattcGATAAATGAGACAGACATATCAAGTGTTTTACCGGGTGGAGAATCTTACCAATCAATGGGGGAGATTCTAGCGTTAATGGATCCTGGGCATCCTACACCTGTTTCTGGACTAGAGTCATCTACAGAGAAGCCAGCGGGAAAAGTTACGGTCTCCAATCTAAATCCTAAGCGATCAACATTTTGGGGAAGGAACAGC GCTAGGAAGACACCCTCGGTGGAATCAGTTGGTTCATCTGGAGAAGAAGA GCTAGCTATTCAGAGGCTTGAAATCACAAAGAATGACTTGAGGCATAGGATCGCAAAGGAG GCTCGGGGAAATGCAATTTTGCAAGCTAGCTTGGAGAGAAGAAAGCAAGCCTTGCATGAGCGTCGCTTGGCACTTGAACAAGAT GTATCCAGACTGCAAGAGCAGCTGCAAGCCGAAAGAGATCTTAGAGCTGCCTTAGAAGTTGGGTTGAGCATGTCTTCTGGACAATTTTCCAGTTCACGCAGCATGGATTCTAAA ACAAGGGCTGAGCTTGAGGAGATTGCTCTTGCCGAAGCAGACATTGCCAGGTTGAAGCAGAAAGTTGCTGAGCTCCACCATCAACTTAATCAGCAAAGACAGCATCACTATGGTTCCCTCTCTGAGTCATCTGACCGATACCAGCATGTTCAAAATCCTACTTCTCACCA GAGGTTTCTTCAGCAAGATTTTGATGCGACCCTTGCTTTTGTTAATcatgaaagaaaacaaagaactgAG ctGTTGCAGGAGAGTTTGTCGGGAGCAGACTGGAGGAATGTCAAAGGACAAGGATTGGCAAATGGTGGCAGTAACAGGCAATCTTCTCGGAAGCAATTTACTGATTCAACGAGCGTGGCTGACCCCAAATTTGCTGAGACATCTGTAAACATGTCAGTAGATGAGCTTTATGGCGTTGATTCTGCCTCTGCTCCCTCCACTTCAAGAGCAGTAGAG GTGTTGGATTACCCTCGACATCCACCAGCCACTTCTTCTGCTTTGGTAGAATTAACAACTCGTCTAGATTTCTTCAAGGAAAGGCGTTCTCAGCTCATGGAACAACTCCACAACCTTGACTTAAACTATGGCACTGCATCTCAGGATTTCATCTACAGACCGTCATCCCCTCCATGGAACTGA